In the Nicotiana tabacum cultivar K326 chromosome 16, ASM71507v2, whole genome shotgun sequence genome, one interval contains:
- the LOC142170627 gene encoding uncharacterized protein LOC142170627, producing MAFGVSSGKFLDFLVSNRDIEVNSAQIKAIKEIPDMLTSKKEVQRLTGRIAALGRFISKSSEKYFKFFSALKKQDQFEWSEECQQALKNLKVYLSNPSLLAKPKDGERLLIYPAVLEVAVSAVLVREDQVLDHDKNEWGMDIVGLLPQAKGKVKFLLVLTDYFTKWVEAGAFKQIKRITSMSYHPVGNGQAESMNKVIVNNLKKRLEESKGNWPELLPGVLWAYHTTTKISTGETPFSLVYGAETLISIEIGEPSTRKRSIRAGNNRWQDITFTLECHSSEEILFLRKISIHGQMIGKKLAHTK from the exons ATGGCATTTGGCGTTTCATCAGGtaaatttttggattttcttgtttctaaccgtgacATTGAGGTAAATTCCGCGCAGATTAAAGCCATTAAGGAAATACCTGATATGCTTACAAGTAAGAAAGAGGTACAGAGACtgacgggaagaattgcagccttgggaagatttatttccaaatcatcAGAAAAATACTTTAAgttcttttcagctcttaaaaagcaagatcagttCGAATGGTCTGAGGAATGTCAACAAGCGCTCAAAAACTTGAAGGTATACCTGTCAAATCCATCGTTGCTCGCAAAACCAAAAGATGGGGAAAGGTTGCTTATCTACCCAGCTGTTTTAGAAGTAGCGGTGAGTGCTGTCTTAGTTCGTGAAGACCAAG tactTGATCATGACAAGAacgag tggggaatggatattgtgGGTCtactaccacaagcaaaaggcaAGGTAAAATTTCTGCTAGTACTCACTGATtactttactaaatgggtagaagcaggtgctTTTAAACAG atcaaaaggatTACCTCAATGTCTtaccatccggtgggtaatggacaagctgaatcgaTGAATAAAGTCATTGTCAACAATTTGAAGAAACGATTGGAAGAATCCAAAGGCAATTGGCCAGAGTTGctacctggtgttttatgggcgtaccacacaacaacaaaaataagtaCGGGTGAAACACCATTTTCACTGGTGTACGGAGCTGAAACACTCATCTCAATTGAGATAGGGGAGCCAAGCACGAG gaaaaggagcatacgagctggaaacaATAGATGGCAAGATattaccttcacattggaatgtcaTTCatctgaagagatactatttctaaggaaaatAAGTATCCACGGTCAG atgataggcaaaaagctagcccatACTAAATGA
- the LOC107785581 gene encoding uncharacterized protein LOC107785581 encodes MGPAGRDSRSKQDNSRYDHRSRDRESGSSSRFGKDRNARETRDDDRNLKARFGGYNFNVSTSELVAVLRSMSDKLRWPKKIRSNPNSRNPDHWCKFYNDHGHKTTDCRLLRGEVDHLLKQRYLTELFSEKGKQEYMKNRQEPPKPPFPKRTINVISGGEEINGMTYMTTKKISKVTITHGKRVRHVLEEESITFDDADTDGVLTPHNNAPMQAEDKLVPKAHTLSGFDNSSAVTKGEVVLITFAVGVVRDTKFQVVEMEMA; translated from the exons ATGGGCCCAGCAGGAAGAGACTCGCGTTCAAAGCAGGACAATTCAAGGTATGATCATAGATCGAGAGATAGAGAGTCAGGTTCATCATCAAGGTTTGGAAAAGATCGAAACGCACGAGAGAcgcgagatgatgatagaaactTAAAGGCAAGATTTGGTGGTTACAATTTTAATGTCAGCACTTCAGAGTTAGTAGCAGTATTAAGAAGCATGAGTGATAAGTTGCGGTGGCCAAAGAAAATAAGATCAAATCCAAATAGTCGTAATCCTGATCACTGGTGCAAATTTTATAACGATCATGGTCATAAAACGACAGATTGTAGATTGTTACGGGGTGAAGTAGACCATTTATTAAAGCAAAGATATCTTACCGAGctatttagtgagaaaggtaagcaagaATACATGAAGAACAGGCAGGAGCCCCCTAAACCTCCTTTTCCAAAAAGGACCATTAACGTTATAAGCGGAGGAGAAGAAATTAACGGCATGACATATATGACAACCAAGAAAATTTCAAAAGTTACAATTACACATGGAAAGCGGGTACGACATGTTTTGGAGGAAGAAAGtattacatttgatgatgcagataCGGACGGCGTGTTAACTCCACACAACAATGCACCG atgcaagctgaagataagcTAGTACCCAAGGCACATACTTTATCTGGCTTTGATAATTCAAGCGCCGTGACAAAAGGGGAAGTAGTACTTATAACATTCGCAGTAGGAGTTGTCAGAGATACAAAATTTCAGGTGGTAGAGATGGAAATGGCTTAA
- the LOC107821398 gene encoding uncharacterized protein At1g01500, which yields MEKSRELLSNGKPADAGLQIIRHPSYQSCGKLSLSWFDIRVFYIRISNFVVDDSTPESLTLNHIPLSPDTLLEVNGKRCSMYSEGVSCLLRRDRVDKKAEEATFVSTDSIRLTGNVNFEVFHKDDLVLSGVLEMADVNGFIRESKETVWRWSMNCESVMSAGTGFLKGKHIVGSESFSPTIEVYVAGCFSGTPIILTKTLQLIHRKKHHRKGMLDSIPEHETAEQQKEVSSEHDLQVTDNRSYKPESEEDYNNMYWRQTELMDGEDGELSWFNAGVRVGVGIGLGICVGVGVGVGLLVRSTRKLRRRLM from the exons ATGGAGAAATCGCGTGAATTGCTAAGCAATGGAAAACCAGCTGATGCTGGTCTCCAAATTATAAGGCACCCTTCTTACCAATCTTGTGGTAAACTATCGTTATCTTGGTTTGATATTAGAGTTTTCTACATCAGAATTAGCAATTTTGTGGTCGACGATTCAACCCCAGAAAGTCTTACTCTTAACCATATCCCATTAAGCCCTGATACACTGCTTGAAGTAAATGGTAAAAGATGTTCCATGTATTCGGAAGGAGTTTCTTGCCTTCTTCGAAGGGACCGGGTTGATAAGAAAGCTGAAGAAGCGACATTTGTGAGCACCGATAGCATAAGATTGACAGGGAATGTGAACTTTGAGGTTTTCCATAAAGATGATCTTGTTCTCTCTGGGGTTTTGGAAATGGCCGACGTCAATGGTTTTATTAGGGAGTCTAAAGAGACTGTTTGGAGATGGAGCATGAATTGCGAATCAGTTATGAGCGCTGGCACTGGCTTTCTCAAGGGAAAACACATTGTCGGTTCTGAATCATTCTCGCCGACAATTGAAGTATATGTTGCCGGTTGCTTTTCTGGTACACCTATCATCTTAACTAAGACTCTGCAGCTGATTCACAGGAAGAAGCACCACCGAAAGGGTATGTTAGATTCCATTCCGGAGCATGAAACAGCTGAACAGCAGAAAGAAGTCTCATCTGAACATGATCTGCAG GTAACAGACAACAGAAGTTATAAACCAGAAAGCGAAGAAGACTATAACAACATGTACTGGAGACAAACAGAGCTTATGGATGGCGAAGACGGGGAACTATCCTGGTTCAATGCTGGAGTCCGAGTTGGTGTTGGGATTGGCCTTGGCATTTGTGTAGGAGTTGGAGTAGGAGTTGGGTTATTAGTCCGTAGTACTCGAAAATTACGAAGGCGCCTTATGTAA
- the LOC107821388 gene encoding uncharacterized protein LOC107821388 produces MFRRKNHSNVEQEGEEKQHKVKELRASLGPLSGRNLQYCTDACLRRYLEARNWSVDKSRKMLEETLKWRSSFKPEEIRWHEVAIEGETGKVYKANFHDRYGRTVLILRPGKQNTSALDNQMKHLVYLIENAILNLPEGQEQMAWLIDFTGWSITNNVPIKSARETINILQNHYPERLAVAFLYNPPRIFEAFWKIVKYFMDPKTFQKVKFVYPKNKDSVELMKSFFDVDNLPTEFGGSATLNYDHEEFSRQMAQDDVKAAKFWGFDKHQSDANGFSAAEVAPEPESIAPPAIA; encoded by the exons ATGTTTCGTCGCAAGAATCATTCTAATGTTGAACAGGAGGGTGAGGAGAAGCAGCACAAG GTTAAGGAGCTTAGGGCTTCCCTGGGGCCACTATCAGGGCGCAACTTGCAGTACTGCACTGATGCATGTTTAAGGAGGTATTTGGAAGCACGGAACTGGAGTGTAGATAAATCGAGGAAGATGTTGGAGGAGACACTTAAATGGAGGTCATCTTTTAAACCTGAAGAAATCCGCTGG CATGAAGTAGCAATAGAAGGTGAGACTGGGAAGGTGTATAAAGCAAATTTTCATGACCGCTACGGCAGGACAGTACTTATATTGCGGCCAGGAAAGCAG AACACATCAGCACTGGACAACCAAATGAAGCATTTGGTATATCTGATAGAGAATGCCATTCTTAATCTGCCAGAAGGTCAAGAACAGATGGCCTGGTTAATCGACTTCACAGGATGGTCTATAACCAATAATGTTCCCATAAAATCTGCTCGCGAGACGATCAACATTTTGCAAAACCACTACCCTGAGAGACTCGCTGTAGCATTTCTTTATAACCCACCGCGAATTTTTGAAGCATTTTGGAAG ATTGTCAAATACTTTATGGATCCCAAAACATTTCAGAAAGTCAAATTTGTCTATCCAAAGAACAAGGATAGCGTGGAACTGATGAAGTCATTCTTCGATGTGGATAATCTTCCTACTGAGTTTGGAGGATCAGCGACTTTGAATTATGATCACGAGGAGTTTTCAAGGCAAATGGCTCAAGATGATGTGAAAGCTGCCAAGTTTTGGGGTTTCGACAAACACCAATCTGATGCTAATGGTTTCTCTGCGGCAGAGGTTGCTCCAGAGCCTGAATCTATTGCCCCTCCAGCCATAGCTTAG